Proteins from a single region of Mycoplasmopsis edwardii:
- a CDS encoding ABC transporter ATP-binding protein, protein MDTWRLIITKKQKEIKIFDFTKGLRILILLTIILLAGQIALEVLTPQYVKNIINILSDNNSDLSSQKKESEIWFNGGLLLLFVIVIICISLTIQTLLIPKITTQFTMNLKNKVFAKIQELSPQDLSKLSIGAILNRLNADVLSLERTLSMLILNVIRSIFVFGSALFFSITTSPQLSLIFVITIPIIVVMVFVVSYVQKIIKRLFIFNDEFNQKLQENLNSLKTIKANATEEKEYSIIQKLTQKLTKSNLKITVANSVSESFFMMIIFMSLIILATIGVNQVLQNKIQIGTMVLFSTYIWMITFSFIGILNIGFNLFIAKPSAQRIKEILNYQSLIKNSLNPIKDFSIDVIEFKNVSFKHENSDLLVLKNINFVIKKNQTLGILGQTGEGKSTIINLLARFFDVTSGEILINNINIKEYDINKLREKISIVFQDSVLFKGTIRSNLTSFNKNIDDQEIYNALEKSDIYNFVNGLEDKLNHKVEPKGTNFSGGQKQRLSIARALLKQPELLILDDATSAVDATTEKKIKTAINETLGMTKIIISQKISSIKDCDFIAVIEKGKLSALSSHEQLLKTNKTYKNIFESQNSMIEVTNE, encoded by the coding sequence ATGGACACATGGAGGTTAATAATAACTAAGAAACAAAAAGAAATCAAAATTTTTGATTTCACTAAAGGATTGAGGATATTAATACTTTTAACAATTATTTTATTAGCAGGTCAAATAGCTTTAGAAGTATTGACTCCACAATATGTTAAAAATATTATTAATATTCTTTCCGATAATAATAGTGATTTAAGTTCGCAAAAAAAAGAATCTGAGATTTGATTTAATGGTGGACTTTTATTATTGTTTGTAATTGTAATTATATGCATTTCATTAACTATTCAAACATTACTAATACCTAAAATAACAACTCAATTTACAATGAATTTAAAGAATAAAGTTTTTGCAAAAATACAAGAACTTTCACCACAAGATTTAAGTAAACTTTCAATTGGTGCAATACTTAACAGATTAAATGCGGATGTTTTAAGTTTAGAAAGAACTCTTTCTATGCTTATACTTAACGTAATTAGATCAATATTTGTATTTGGTAGTGCTTTATTCTTTTCGATAACAACATCACCACAACTTTCACTTATATTTGTTATAACAATCCCAATTATTGTAGTTATGGTTTTTGTAGTATCATATGTTCAAAAAATCATTAAAAGACTATTTATATTTAATGATGAATTCAACCAAAAATTACAAGAAAACTTAAACTCACTTAAAACTATTAAAGCTAATGCAACTGAAGAAAAAGAATACAGTATTATTCAAAAACTTACACAAAAACTCACAAAATCTAACTTAAAAATTACTGTAGCAAACTCTGTTTCTGAATCATTTTTTATGATGATTATCTTTATGTCGTTAATCATATTAGCAACAATTGGTGTAAATCAAGTTTTACAAAACAAAATTCAAATTGGTACAATGGTATTATTCAGCACATATATTTGAATGATAACTTTTTCATTTATCGGGATCTTAAACATTGGCTTTAACCTATTTATTGCTAAACCAAGTGCACAAAGAATTAAAGAAATATTAAATTATCAAAGTTTAATCAAAAATTCATTAAACCCAATTAAAGATTTCTCAATTGATGTAATAGAGTTTAAAAACGTGAGTTTTAAACACGAAAATTCTGATTTACTTGTTCTTAAAAACATTAATTTTGTTATCAAAAAGAACCAAACATTAGGAATACTAGGTCAAACAGGTGAAGGTAAAAGTACAATAATTAACCTTTTAGCTAGATTTTTTGATGTTACTTCAGGTGAAATTTTAATCAACAACATTAATATCAAAGAATATGACATTAATAAACTTAGAGAAAAAATTTCAATTGTATTTCAAGATAGCGTCTTATTTAAAGGAACAATTAGATCAAATTTAACTTCATTTAATAAAAATATTGATGATCAAGAAATATATAATGCACTCGAAAAATCTGATATTTACAACTTTGTAAATGGATTAGAAGATAAACTGAATCATAAAGTTGAACCAAAAGGAACTAACTTTTCTGGTGGACAAAAACAAAGATTATCTATTGCTAGAGCTTTATTAAAACAGCCAGAATTATTAATTCTAGATGATGCTACAAGCGCAGTTGATGCAACAACAGAAAAGAAAATTAAAACTGCTATTAATGAAACATTAGGAATGACTAAAATCATAATTTCGCAAAAAATATCATCAATTAAAGATTGTGATTTTATCGCAGTTATAGAAAAAGGTAAATTATCAGCCTTAAGTTCACATGAACAATTATTAAAAACAAATAAAACATATAAAAATATTTTTGAATCACAAAATTCAATGATAGAGGTAACTAATGAATAA
- a CDS encoding ArsR/SmtB family transcription factor, with amino-acid sequence MVKNDFSLEEVFSFLSKTVKKNIIMHLYTCHEFECDVKTLVEILDEKQANVSKHLNDLKKANIIDAKKDGIFSYYYLTQEFLSKYKNILEDVYLLDKDRINECICINDGHMEVNNN; translated from the coding sequence ATGGTTAAAAATGATTTTAGCTTAGAAGAAGTGTTTTCATTTTTATCAAAAACAGTCAAAAAAAATATTATTATGCACCTTTATACATGCCATGAATTTGAATGTGATGTTAAAACATTAGTTGAAATATTAGATGAAAAACAAGCTAATGTTTCAAAACATTTAAACGATCTCAAAAAAGCAAATATTATTGATGCTAAAAAAGATGGCATTTTCTCATACTATTATTTAACTCAAGAATTTCTTTCAAAATATAAAAACATTTTGGAAGATGTATATTTATTAGACAAAGACAGAATTAACGAATGCATATGTATTAATGATGGACACATGGAGGTTAATAATAACTAA
- a CDS encoding AAA domain-containing protein — MAIRNEKYDTILNNLLDVHSNDSSIFTKMNNQSFFDLRKVISNEQFDEIIYHDAFEISLLDGDLLSFKKDVQQAQTFDELRHVLATKNTRKLKIDKFVETQKNLNEAKRFIINKIEHRVQESVKQWKVLNLEATSILEETNIWPLHIGFLFTSLRVDEKVIYAPLLLKEVNFKFVNSKPYLVSEGEIKVNEKIMFFLKNNGINLHIDPDLNERKMSSFVNILRNDWDNLFSLPDDVFGEFKVKGPIEIDNENIVFHPGAVLGVFQPAGGYSRNRMKEIIEKDELESIIDVEINKNIYKEKINKHLNNPHISIFKITPSNLSQDKAIISALNQHTIIWGPPGTGKSQTIVNLITNILVYNKTAIVASQKKAALNVIKERLGSLQDFCLFILKTKNMNKSEFYKPIEKYLDQLESFDGGAQADPSPIISAKEIEYINIVNGLLTNKDIQRILYAYYQLAMSVKNPNYSNDIEFIINLPNDIIYPDKKLTNEDVVNLMLKENNAKWFTFTSKSRKVKKVAEEIKENFPVFDGSFADVVKYFQNVATSEENGRVISEINKLIELSKEIDFKQVVSNEKVIHRILSQRINDKFQRMTPEEKKEYVEFSQYIRLKKDEPYKIVKKFARIIKIIYPVIVATPDTDLSSWEQKELDYAILDESSQIFIEKGLPILYLAKVKVLAGDPEQMRPSNWFGSRSTDDSIFGRVESLLDYASSLNVIQILLDKNYRSNHAALMSFSSKHFYKSQLDVVDSNDQVNTEPIEVHEVEGAWKDSKNVEEANKAIELLKQNINKYKKIILLAFNVQQSDYINEVILDNNPELEEALNDRRLLIKNIENIQGDEADLVIATVSYDKNTKLSSTYICRPTGRNALNVAISRAKEKMIVIKTIKSWEVNLSGNFSEDMLTFKEWLRFLEKPTSEKRREVYDSFNKKLEDDSDSLFRYNKNEEYSKMEFNENSKWFKKHVYDSIEAAINNKLEYEIFEDYNVGSISIDLVVTKNKKPYKCFLFDNYDYGNKNDKYMILRDRFRFLESKKYDINVISPISWISIQNNLKNWFKPVSNGDITNFQPTSTYILNKNSLENFKDDENDDVKIEQLSEIKTVAEQNIISVLEDNNTVQSETLHDSEINLTHTQQTEGIDLGFEHSKEFNYEPSKQTNSFEINESNTQESLFSENNEVVYEEEQIEQPKEALTNTFEFDKTSSFKFGKTNTFTINDEIFEDLEGEEEVIYQKESKEPEVEREYFDFNFQEYEREIKPVVKEPEIIIEDKEEVPYDTNSVDDEIKNFLNLNSNVVYDDNELNQEVELEEENASNMYNLENQEQNQNDNEFFKVFEDKNGSTSTFVLEQETIENKIDTTKEVELTKEFSIPPFKTYENKHDLTSTWILEDDDSEWDEELDNEEDEEE; from the coding sequence ATGGCTATAAGAAACGAAAAATATGACACAATATTAAACAATTTACTAGATGTTCATTCTAATGATTCATCTATTTTTACTAAAATGAACAATCAAAGCTTTTTTGATTTAAGAAAAGTTATTTCAAATGAGCAATTTGATGAAATTATTTACCATGATGCTTTCGAAATTTCTTTACTTGATGGTGATTTATTAAGTTTTAAGAAGGATGTGCAACAAGCGCAAACTTTTGATGAATTAAGACATGTTTTAGCTACAAAAAACACAAGAAAACTTAAAATTGATAAATTTGTTGAAACACAGAAAAACCTTAATGAAGCAAAAAGATTCATCATTAACAAAATTGAACATAGAGTTCAAGAGTCAGTGAAACAATGAAAAGTTTTAAACCTTGAAGCTACATCAATTTTGGAAGAAACAAACATTTGACCATTACACATTGGGTTTTTATTTACTAGCTTAAGAGTAGATGAAAAAGTTATTTATGCACCATTACTTTTAAAAGAAGTAAACTTTAAATTCGTTAATAGTAAGCCTTACTTAGTTAGTGAAGGAGAAATCAAAGTTAACGAAAAAATTATGTTCTTCTTAAAAAATAATGGAATTAACTTACATATTGACCCAGATTTAAATGAAAGAAAAATGAGTTCATTTGTAAACATTTTAAGAAATGACTGAGATAATTTATTTTCTTTACCAGATGATGTCTTTGGAGAATTTAAAGTTAAAGGACCTATTGAAATCGATAATGAAAATATAGTATTTCATCCAGGTGCTGTTTTAGGTGTATTTCAACCAGCTGGTGGATACTCAAGAAACAGAATGAAAGAAATTATTGAAAAAGATGAACTTGAAAGCATTATTGATGTTGAGATTAACAAAAACATTTATAAAGAAAAAATCAATAAACATCTTAACAATCCACATATTTCGATTTTCAAGATAACTCCTTCAAACCTTTCACAAGATAAAGCAATTATTTCTGCTTTAAACCAACACACAATCATTTGAGGTCCACCAGGTACAGGTAAATCTCAAACTATTGTTAACTTAATTACAAACATTTTAGTTTATAACAAAACAGCTATTGTCGCATCACAAAAGAAAGCAGCATTAAACGTTATTAAAGAAAGACTAGGCTCATTACAAGACTTTTGTTTATTCATTTTAAAAACCAAAAACATGAATAAGAGTGAGTTTTATAAACCAATTGAAAAATATTTAGATCAATTAGAATCATTTGACGGTGGAGCTCAAGCTGACCCATCACCAATTATTAGCGCTAAAGAAATTGAATACATTAATATCGTAAATGGATTATTAACAAACAAAGACATTCAAAGAATTCTTTATGCTTATTATCAATTAGCAATGAGTGTTAAAAATCCTAATTACTCAAATGATATTGAATTTATTATTAATTTACCAAATGATATTATTTACCCAGATAAAAAATTAACAAATGAAGATGTTGTAAATCTTATGCTTAAGGAAAACAATGCTAAATGATTTACATTTACTTCAAAATCACGTAAAGTTAAAAAAGTTGCTGAAGAAATCAAAGAGAACTTCCCTGTTTTTGATGGTAGCTTTGCAGATGTTGTTAAATACTTCCAAAATGTAGCTACATCAGAAGAAAATGGAAGAGTAATTAGTGAAATCAACAAATTAATTGAACTTTCAAAAGAAATTGACTTTAAACAAGTTGTATCAAACGAAAAAGTAATTCATAGAATTTTATCTCAAAGAATTAATGATAAATTCCAAAGAATGACTCCAGAAGAAAAGAAAGAATATGTTGAATTCTCTCAATATATTAGACTCAAAAAAGATGAGCCTTACAAAATTGTTAAAAAATTCGCCAGAATTATTAAGATAATTTACCCAGTTATTGTCGCTACACCAGATACAGATCTTTCTTCATGAGAGCAAAAAGAATTAGATTACGCTATTTTAGATGAATCAAGTCAGATCTTTATTGAAAAAGGATTGCCAATTTTATATCTTGCTAAAGTTAAAGTTCTAGCTGGTGACCCAGAACAAATGAGACCAAGTAACTGATTTGGTTCTAGAAGCACTGATGATTCAATTTTTGGTAGAGTAGAGTCATTATTAGACTATGCTTCATCATTAAACGTTATTCAAATACTTCTTGATAAAAACTATCGTTCAAATCATGCGGCGTTAATGTCATTCTCATCAAAACACTTTTATAAATCGCAGTTAGATGTAGTTGATTCAAATGATCAAGTTAACACTGAACCAATTGAAGTTCATGAAGTAGAAGGTGCATGAAAAGACTCTAAAAACGTTGAAGAAGCCAATAAAGCAATTGAATTACTTAAACAAAATATTAATAAATACAAGAAGATTATCCTTTTAGCTTTTAACGTTCAACAAAGCGATTACATCAATGAGGTTATTTTAGATAATAACCCAGAATTAGAAGAAGCTTTAAACGATAGAAGACTTTTAATTAAAAATATTGAAAATATTCAAGGTGATGAAGCGGACTTAGTTATTGCAACTGTTTCATATGACAAAAATACAAAACTTTCATCAACTTATATTTGTAGACCAACAGGTAGAAATGCTCTTAATGTAGCAATTTCACGTGCAAAAGAAAAAATGATTGTTATTAAAACAATTAAATCATGAGAAGTTAACTTATCAGGTAACTTCTCTGAAGATATGCTAACTTTTAAAGAATGATTAAGATTCTTAGAAAAACCAACTTCAGAAAAAAGAAGAGAAGTTTACGACTCATTTAACAAAAAACTTGAAGATGATTCTGATTCATTATTTAGATATAACAAAAATGAAGAATATTCAAAAATGGAGTTTAATGAAAACTCTAAATGATTTAAAAAACATGTTTATGACTCAATAGAAGCTGCAATTAACAACAAACTTGAATATGAAATCTTTGAAGATTACAACGTTGGATCAATTAGCATTGATTTAGTTGTAACCAAAAACAAAAAACCATACAAATGTTTCTTATTTGATAACTATGACTATGGTAATAAAAATGATAAATACATGATTTTAAGAGATAGATTCAGATTTTTAGAATCTAAAAAATATGACATCAATGTCATCTCGCCAATTTCATGAATAAGCATTCAAAACAATCTTAAAAACTGATTTAAACCAGTAAGTAATGGTGATATCACAAACTTCCAACCAACATCAACATACATTTTAAACAAAAACAGTTTAGAAAACTTTAAAGATGATGAAAATGATGATGTAAAAATCGAGCAACTTTCAGAAATTAAAACAGTTGCTGAACAAAACATTATTTCAGTACTCGAAGATAATAATACAGTTCAATCTGAAACACTTCATGATTCAGAAATTAATTTAACACACACACAACAAACTGAAGGCATTGACTTAGGGTTTGAACATTCAAAAGAATTTAATTATGAGCCAAGTAAACAAACTAACTCATTCGAAATAAATGAATCAAACACTCAAGAATCATTATTTAGTGAAAATAATGAAGTTGTTTATGAAGAAGAACAAATTGAGCAACCTAAAGAAGCTTTAACAAACACATTCGAATTCGATAAAACAAGTTCATTTAAGTTTGGTAAAACAAACACATTCACAATTAATGATGAAATTTTCGAAGATTTAGAAGGTGAAGAAGAAGTTATTTATCAAAAAGAATCTAAAGAACCTGAAGTTGAACGTGAATATTTTGACTTTAATTTCCAAGAATATGAAAGAGAAATTAAGCCAGTAGTAAAAGAACCTGAAATTATAATTGAAGACAAGGAAGAAGTCCCATACGATACAAACTCTGTTGACGACGAAATTAAGAATTTCTTAAACTTAAATTCTAATGTAGTTTATGATGATAATGAACTAAACCAAGAAGTAGAGCTTGAAGAAGAAAATGCTTCAAACATGTATAACTTGGAAAATCAAGAGCAAAATCAAAATGATAATGAATTTTTTAAGGTATTTGAAGATAAAAACGGATCAACATCAACTTTTGTTCTTGAACAAGAAACAATTGAAAATAAAATAGATACTACTAAGGAAGTTGAATTAACTAAAGAATTTTCAATTCCGCCTTTTAAAACTTATGAAAATAAACACGATTTGACATCAACATGAATTTTAGAAGATGATGATTCTGAATGAGACGAAGAATTAGATAATGAAGAAGATGAGGAGGAATAA
- a CDS encoding PTS sugar transporter subunit IIABC — MINNKFKMVFLSVITLGLIWIKWKKKIEHKKNTFYQVDNLPFKIESLIEFLGEDNYELDKQMPSRVVLKIKDIDKVQLEKIQGLKGVSGLFVKSSVISIILGVYSTSVYNALLNKNKG, encoded by the coding sequence ATGATTAATAATAAGTTTAAAATGGTATTTTTAAGTGTTATTACACTAGGGTTAATTTGAATAAAATGAAAGAAAAAAATCGAGCATAAAAAGAACACTTTTTATCAGGTAGATAACTTACCTTTTAAAATTGAAAGTTTAATTGAATTTTTAGGCGAAGACAACTATGAACTTGATAAACAAATGCCTTCAAGGGTTGTGTTAAAAATCAAAGATATTGATAAAGTTCAATTAGAAAAAATTCAAGGTTTAAAAGGTGTAAGTGGTCTTTTTGTTAAAAGTTCTGTAATTTCAATAATTTTAGGTGTTTATTCAACATCTGTTTACAATGCGTTATTAAATAAAAATAAGGGATAA
- a CDS encoding DegV family protein translates to MKKLGIILDSFSCLTEKQARDLGYKFLPLQVEIDGKIYLDGIDDRLETLKKIEKADKVLSSLPKLETIEKVVVEASKEYDEVIFMGISSNLSSTANSIRTLAADLGNVYVMENHLIGDQIVKTVEYLKNLYEVKNYTINQLFEELNWINESSMTIIVPEKIDYMIKGGRLNGLKKFVLTKISMLPILSYEEDGTVKSKYLKRTVAKGVEKAIESVVEFCEENKDETSKNKFVVTFIHGIKDEMNKIVENNQYFKPTSTFLTPSVIAVHTGPEALALAVMPDLKSKYEQK, encoded by the coding sequence ATGAAAAAATTAGGAATAATATTAGATTCTTTTTCTTGTTTAACAGAAAAACAAGCTCGTGATTTAGGGTATAAATTCTTGCCATTGCAAGTTGAGATTGATGGAAAAATTTATCTTGATGGTATTGATGATAGATTAGAAACTTTAAAGAAAATCGAAAAAGCCGATAAAGTTTTATCTTCATTGCCAAAACTTGAAACAATTGAGAAAGTAGTTGTTGAAGCTTCTAAAGAATATGATGAAGTTATTTTTATGGGTATTTCATCAAATTTATCAAGTACAGCAAATTCAATTAGGACACTTGCCGCAGATTTAGGGAACGTTTATGTTATGGAAAACCACTTAATTGGTGACCAAATTGTTAAAACTGTAGAATACTTAAAAAATCTTTATGAAGTTAAAAACTATACAATCAATCAATTATTTGAAGAATTAAATTGAATTAATGAATCATCAATGACAATTATTGTTCCAGAAAAAATCGACTACATGATTAAAGGTGGTAGATTAAATGGACTTAAGAAATTTGTTTTAACTAAAATTTCTATGTTGCCAATCCTTTCATACGAAGAAGATGGTACTGTTAAATCTAAATACTTGAAAAGAACTGTTGCAAAAGGTGTTGAAAAAGCAATTGAAAGTGTTGTTGAATTTTGTGAAGAAAACAAAGATGAAACATCAAAAAACAAGTTTGTTGTTACATTTATTCACGGAATTAAAGACGAAATGAATAAAATTGTTGAAAATAACCAATACTTCAAGCCAACTTCAACATTCTTAACACCTTCAGTAATCGCTGTTCACACAGGTCCTGAAGCTCTTGCATTAGCTGTGATGCCTGATTTAAAATCTAAATATGAACAAAAATAA
- the ychF gene encoding redox-regulated ATPase YchF, producing the protein MSLKAGIVGLPNVGKSTLFSAITKKQVESSNYAFTTIEPNISSVPLIDPRLQQIADIIKPDKIVWATFDFVDIAGLVKGASKGEGLGNKFLANIREVDAIIHVVRCFEDKNIMHVANSVDPVRDKDVINYELMLADLETINNVLNRVAKKAKSGDKDGIIEQNAALKVKEALENNIPVREVQFDENEEKFIKGYHLLTFKPIIYVANLGNEQFLNYKEDKLFLELQNSLKDYEKLIPISVQVESELVTIENQEEKQELLDLYGIKTSGLDLLTREAFDLLNLETYFTAGQIEARAWVYHKGWAAPRCAGVIHTDFEKKFIKAEVISFNDYIQYGGEQGAKNAGKMRQEGKQYIMNDGDICHFKFGK; encoded by the coding sequence ATGTCACTAAAAGCAGGTATTGTAGGGTTACCAAACGTTGGAAAGAGCACATTATTTAGCGCTATTACTAAAAAACAAGTTGAATCATCTAATTATGCTTTCACAACCATTGAACCAAATATTTCATCAGTTCCATTAATCGACCCAAGACTTCAACAAATTGCAGATATTATTAAACCAGATAAAATTGTTTGAGCTACTTTTGACTTTGTCGATATTGCTGGCCTTGTTAAAGGGGCTTCAAAGGGAGAAGGGCTTGGTAACAAGTTTTTAGCCAACATTAGGGAAGTGGATGCAATCATTCATGTTGTTAGATGTTTCGAAGATAAAAACATTATGCACGTTGCCAATTCAGTTGATCCAGTTAGAGATAAAGACGTAATTAACTATGAATTAATGTTAGCTGACTTAGAAACAATTAACAATGTGCTTAATAGAGTTGCTAAAAAAGCTAAATCTGGTGATAAAGATGGAATTATTGAGCAAAATGCTGCATTAAAAGTTAAAGAAGCACTTGAAAACAATATTCCAGTTAGAGAAGTTCAGTTTGATGAAAATGAAGAAAAATTCATTAAAGGTTACCACTTATTAACTTTCAAACCAATCATTTATGTGGCTAACTTAGGAAATGAACAATTTTTAAATTACAAAGAAGATAAATTATTCTTAGAATTACAAAATTCGCTAAAAGATTATGAAAAATTAATTCCGATTTCTGTTCAAGTTGAGTCAGAACTTGTTACTATTGAAAATCAAGAAGAAAAACAAGAATTACTTGATTTATACGGAATCAAAACAAGTGGACTTGATTTATTAACTAGAGAAGCATTTGACTTATTGAATTTAGAAACATACTTTACTGCAGGTCAAATTGAAGCTAGAGCTTGAGTTTACCATAAAGGTTGAGCTGCACCAAGATGCGCTGGTGTAATCCATACAGATTTTGAGAAAAAATTTATCAAAGCAGAAGTTATTTCATTCAATGATTACATTCAATACGGTGGTGAACAAGGTGCTAAAAACGCTGGAAAAATGAGACAAGAAGGTAAACAATACATAATGAATGATGGTGATATTTGTCACTTTAAATTCGGAAAATAA
- a CDS encoding MAG5620 family putative phospho-sugar mutase, whose translation MNGDTLKVWYNFYKNEGIYNDSFESFLQIINNDKKIYESFTSKPEATIHGIKFKGDGMLGFNQLNFFTLIAISYIFVKNYEFQKNKKIVIGLNSNSPHELKMKDFLIKFFNRYKFQVFVHNTSVVSEFMISETTKTWDITNGILINKDPNTNNYYLKIFYKNNEISLEEQNSFIIELLNFQNMLILSKLRETSTLNIDKIITFYSEKLLRENLDKYSKLSKKPTFNVYTLISDSEKSYIINKLLVNSGFKVHKMNSLYKNSLYFDELNFRFWRSLKFNTYKADILIVLNANNELKMYVKAKNKYVLLTEDDLAYMYINDYYLSWKRDGVLNKNKIFVPFYASKNIYKLLYRYKIPFGENSEITTNNVLMSFVDGKFSTNLNRNLDHNNIPFIIQFCFMLYNQKINNDLFYYKYKKMKESNKNVFLLSNDIKISYKNATDILTSYFVGEKIYKKYKISEINKINKINKWSHNLLTFKIANKKTFFNSYIYYSYDKKSLVIKSEMELSKELGTFKRFLSKIRFKFLVKKLVKNVKQLKSSKVKNG comes from the coding sequence ATGAATGGGGATACATTAAAAGTCTGATATAACTTTTATAAAAATGAAGGCATATATAACGATTCATTTGAAAGTTTTCTACAAATAATTAATAATGATAAAAAAATATATGAAAGTTTTACAAGTAAACCAGAAGCCACAATTCATGGAATTAAGTTTAAAGGTGATGGAATGCTAGGGTTTAATCAATTAAACTTTTTCACATTAATTGCTATTTCATATATTTTTGTTAAAAATTATGAATTTCAAAAAAATAAAAAAATTGTAATTGGTTTAAATTCAAACTCACCACATGAACTTAAAATGAAAGATTTTTTAATTAAATTTTTCAACAGATATAAGTTTCAAGTTTTTGTACATAATACAAGCGTTGTTAGTGAGTTCATGATCTCTGAAACAACTAAAACATGAGACATTACAAATGGTATTTTAATCAATAAAGATCCAAATACAAATAATTATTATTTAAAAATCTTTTATAAAAATAATGAAATTAGTTTAGAAGAACAAAACTCGTTTATCATAGAGTTATTAAACTTTCAAAATATGTTAATTCTAAGTAAACTTAGAGAAACATCAACCTTAAATATTGATAAAATTATTACATTCTACTCTGAAAAATTATTAAGAGAAAACCTTGATAAGTATTCAAAATTATCTAAAAAACCTACTTTTAATGTTTACACTTTAATTTCAGACAGTGAAAAAAGTTACATAATCAACAAATTATTGGTTAACTCAGGGTTCAAAGTTCATAAAATGAATTCTTTATACAAGAATTCCTTATATTTTGATGAACTTAATTTTAGATTTTGAAGAAGTTTAAAATTTAATACATATAAAGCTGATATTTTAATTGTACTGAACGCAAATAATGAATTAAAAATGTATGTAAAAGCTAAAAATAAGTATGTTTTATTAACTGAAGATGATTTAGCTTATATGTATATAAATGATTATTATTTATCATGAAAAAGAGATGGAGTATTAAACAAAAACAAAATTTTTGTTCCTTTTTATGCATCTAAAAACATATATAAGTTACTTTATAGATACAAAATTCCATTTGGAGAAAATAGTGAAATAACAACAAATAATGTGCTTATGAGCTTTGTAGACGGTAAGTTTTCAACAAACTTAAACAGAAACTTAGATCATAACAATATTCCATTTATTATTCAATTTTGTTTTATGCTTTATAACCAAAAAATTAATAATGATCTTTTTTACTATAAATACAAAAAGATGAAAGAATCAAATAAAAATGTTTTTTTATTATCGAATGATATAAAAATCAGTTACAAAAATGCAACTGATATTTTAACATCATACTTTGTAGGTGAAAAAATTTACAAGAAATATAAAATTAGTGAAATTAACAAAATTAACAAAATCAATAAGTGATCACACAATCTTCTAACATTCAAAATTGCAAACAAAAAAACATTCTTTAATAGTTATATTTACTATAGCTATGATAAAAAGTCACTTGTTATAAAAAGTGAAATGGAATTGAGTAAAGAACTAGGAACTTTTAAAAGATTTTTATCTAAAATAAGATTCAAATTCTTAGTTAAAAAGCTTGTAAAAAATGTAAAACAACTAAAATCTTCGAAGGTAAAAAATGGATAA